TCCGTCCACTATTTCCTGGAAAATCAAACCTCTTAATGATGCAAAACAGAAGGAGATTTCATTAAACTGCCCGCTGACCGGAGAATATCAAAATAAGAATATAGTAACGGTTATTCAGGCACTTGAGATCCTAAGTAAACTGGGGCATCGTATTAACGAGGATACCATAATAAAAGGCATTGCCAATGTTGTTAAAAACACCGGGATTCGGGGCAGATGGCAAATTATCCGGAGAAAGCCTTTGATGATCTGCGATGTGGGCCATAATGAAGATGGTATCCGGGAGATTGTCAGAATGATACAAAACACATCCTGCAAAAAACTTCATATGGTTTTCGGGAGTGTTAACGATAAAGATGCCGGCCCTGTATTAAAGTTATTGCCAAAAGATGCCGTTTATTATTTCTGCAAAGCGGATATCCCCAGAGGCATGGATGCCGGAATATTAAAAGAGCAAGCCAATGGGATAGGATTGAAAGGACAACGATATGATAGTGTAAAAGACGCCATAGAATCCGCTTTGCAATCCGCAAATCCTGATGATTTAATTTTTATCGGTGGAAGTACCTTTATCGTTGCCGATGCACTTGGATGGCTTGAATCAAGAGTCGATTAATATCAACCTCCGCTGATTAGATGCAGGATGCTCACATTGTCCCCGTCGTGAATGATGGTGTGCCTGCGATCTTCTCTTTTTATAAGCTTATCGTTCACTTTGGTCACCAGCATCTTAAAAGTAAAATTCTTCCATTGAATAAGCTCTTCCAGGGTCATTGAATCCCGGTCGATTTCTTCAGGCCTGCTATTCAGCGTTATTTTCATGATTTCATAGGTTTAACCAATAATTCCAGAACGGTATCCGCCTGCATGTTGGCTACAATATTTACCCTGGGTGCAAGCGGCGGATTATCCTCCGAGGCTTCAGCAATCTGATCACCGCAGACGAATAGCTTTC
The window above is part of the Bacteroidota bacterium genome. Proteins encoded here:
- the thiS gene encoding sulfur carrier protein ThiS, which translates into the protein MKITLNSRPEEIDRDSMTLEELIQWKNFTFKMLVTKVNDKLIKREDRRHTIIHDGDNVSILHLISGG